The Fictibacillus phosphorivorans genomic sequence ATATACTTTCAAAAAGTATACCTCAATCATTGAAACATAGCATTACAGTAGGAATCGGGTTATTCTTAACGTTTATTGGGTTACAAAAGGGCGGAATCATAGAAGCGAGCTCTGCGACTTTTGTAAAGTTAGGACATCTAGATCGTCCCGACGCTATACTAACAGTAATCGGCCTCTCGGTAACACTGGCTCTGTTTCTAAAGAACGTTAAAGGAAGCTTCTTAATCGGGATCGCCTTTACAACTCTTATAGGGTTCTTTATGGGGCATACTCAAGAAGTGAAAGGCATGTCTGATGGCTTCTCTTTTAAACCGTTTGGCGAATTGTTTTTTGCATTTGATTTTTCAGGAATAACAGAGCTTTCCTTTTGGATAGCAACGTTCTCATTAACCATGATCATCACATTCGAGAACATGGGATTGTTATACGGCCTGTTACCTGATCAAGAGAAATTCCCAAAAGCTTTTCAAGCGAATGCAGCTTCATCTATCGTTTCAGGTTTATTTGGAACTAGTCCAACGATCTCAACGGTAGAAAGTGCATCTGGGATACAAGAAGGCGGCAGAACAGGAATTACAAGTATTACAGTAGCTGTGTTGTTCTTTTTATCCATGTTTGCAGCACCTTTCATCGCCTATATTCCTGATGGAGCTATAGCTCCTATCTTGATTATCATTGGCGGTCTGATGGTTCAGCAGATTCAGCATATTCCATTTGCTGATTTTACAGAGATGTTTCCAGCATTTCTTATCATAGCGTTAATACCATTAACGTACAGCATCGTGGATGGCCTGGCATTTGGATTTATCGCATATCCACTTGTCAAATGGATGTCAGGGCAGAAGAAACAGGTTACAGCACCCATGTATGTAATCGCCTTTTTATTCTTTATGAATTTTATTCTTCATACAATCGTATAAAAATATAAACAAAAAGACTTTGGACTCTATTCCGAAGTCTTTTTTAGCACTTTCTTTACTCCTTCCTCATACAATGAGAAAGTCGGGAGGGGGTTTCTAAATGAATCCAATCATTGTTCATTTTGTAAATCAGAAACTTAATTCGATCAGTCCGAACGAACTGATCTCACTAGCCGCGCAATATCAGCTTCCCATTTCACAAAAAGAAGCCGTACAGATCGTAAACATATTGCGAAGGCAGACGATTGATATCAAAAATCTATCACAGCGTAAGATGATCATT encodes the following:
- a CDS encoding DUF2624 domain-containing protein, whose amino-acid sequence is MNPIIVHFVNQKLNSISPNELISLAAQYQLPISQKEAVQIVNILRRQTIDIKNLSQRKMIIATIAKEVSPEKANYIQYLIQTYIDR
- a CDS encoding NCS2 family permease, giving the protein MEQNQVSLKKEVLAGITSFFTIAYIIVVNPLILADAGMPYEGVVLATILTSVVGCLIMGLYAKAPIVLTPGMGVNAFFTYTIVQGMNLSWQEALAAVVMSGIFFLIAASTPLKDILSKSIPQSLKHSITVGIGLFLTFIGLQKGGIIEASSATFVKLGHLDRPDAILTVIGLSVTLALFLKNVKGSFLIGIAFTTLIGFFMGHTQEVKGMSDGFSFKPFGELFFAFDFSGITELSFWIATFSLTMIITFENMGLLYGLLPDQEKFPKAFQANAASSIVSGLFGTSPTISTVESASGIQEGGRTGITSITVAVLFFLSMFAAPFIAYIPDGAIAPILIIIGGLMVQQIQHIPFADFTEMFPAFLIIALIPLTYSIVDGLAFGFIAYPLVKWMSGQKKQVTAPMYVIAFLFFMNFILHTIV